The genomic DNA TCCGTTCACCAATCTCAAGTGGGGCCTGCTCGCCTTCTTCATCGGCATCGGCATTCTCTGCGGCATGCAGCTCGACAACATCTACAGCGTGAGAGAATTCATCGCGCCCTGTATCTTCCTCTGTGGCGGCATGGCCCTGGTCCTCTTCTACTTCATTGCCAATAAAAAATCGGGAACGCAGGAAGGCAATCAGTAGATTCGAATGTCCCGCGTCCGGTTCATGGACCCATGTCACCTCAAAGGACCTGAACCGCCGCCGGCACGTCGAAGGATGGACGCAGAGTATTGAGAAGCCAGTCCGACAAGGATATCGTCCGCAGTACGATTTCCGGCGACCATCGCGCCGGCGCGGAACTCGTGCGCCGGTATGCGGACCGCGGTTTCGCACTCGCGATTCGTATCCTGCGCAATCGCGAGGATGCCGAGGAGGCCGTGCAGGATGCGTTCCTGCGTGTGTTCCGGTCCCTCGAGCGCTTCGAATGGAAATCGAGTTTTGCGACGTGGTTCTATCGTATCGTCTACAATGTGTCGGTGACCGCCGCGCAACGCCGGGGCATCCCGCTGGTGTACGCGACCGACGATCCGCCGGTCCTCGAAACGTTCACAGCGCCCGGAAATCTGCCCGACGGCATCGCCGAGGGCGAGGAACTCGATCGTATCGTCCGAGCAGAGATCGAGGCGTTGCCGCCCGCAAGTGCGCTGATCCTCACCCTCTTTCTTCTCGAGGAACAAAGTTACGACGAGATTGTCTCGATCACGGAACTTCCCCTGGGCACCGTGAAGAACCGCCTCTTTCGCGCGCGCGCCTTGCTGCGTGAAGCGGTGCTCGCGCGCTATCACGATTCTCCGCGCGCCACCGCCGCCGACACAGCCGCGCCTCAGATGCGCGACACCATCGATTCAAGAACCGGTGATGAAACCATCATCTCATGTGTGTAAGTTGAAACCATGAAACATCCCACACTGCGCGACATTCTCGACTACCTCGACGATAGACTCGAGTCCGGATCGGCGGAACTGTTACGTGAGCATCTTCGCGCCTGTGCCGCGTGCACGCGGGAGGTGGCATTGCAGAGATCGATACAAGACGTCTCGCGCCGTGCGCTGTCCGCCTCCCTGCCGGCGGATTCAATGGACCGGATGCTCGCAACTCTCACTCCCGCCATGCCCGCGAAACGCAGCGAACGCCTCGTCGAATGGACGGCGGGAAACGTGGGCCTGGGTGTGCTCCTCGTATCGGCCCTTGTTTTCACCATCTATGTTTTCGCAACGACGGAACCCGTGCAGGACAGTGGCATCGTGACAACGGTTCTCAACGAAACCAACGCGTATGTGTCGTCGTGGATCGAGACATTTTTATCCACGATGAAAAGCATCGTGAAACCCGTGCGTCCGGAATCGACAGGATCCACAGGAGCGATCTTTCTGCTCGTCCTTCCCGCGCTGCTGCTGCTTTTCCTTGTCGATCGATCCGTCTCACGGCTGCTGCACCGGCAGCGGCCGCACTAGCGCACCTCGGGAGATAGTGTACGTCCGGCGGCTTATGCGCCGGGGTGGTGTTCAGCGCTGCGTCTGCACGGCGGCGAGGCGGCGGTCCATCGCTGCGGCGATACGTTTATCCTTGCCGTACACGTCGTCGCGGAATTGTATCACCCCGCGCTCGTCCACCCAGGTGGTGGTGTAGTCGACGTAAACGGGGATCTTCGAATCGAGCGTGATCCACTTGGTTGTACGGTCCACATCCAGATAGTTCAACACTGCCTGCGGCGGCCAGGTTTTGTGTGTTGTCAGCACAAAGTCGAGCATACGCAGGGGTTCCTCGATGCGGATGCAGCCGTGGCTCACGGTGCGCGACGCGAAGGTGAAGGGCCGGCGCTTGGGCGTGTCGTGCAGGTAGATGTCGAAATCGTTGTCGAAGACAAATTTGATGCGGCCGAGCGCATTGCCCTCGCCGGGGCGTTGCACAAAACGGAAGGGCAGTTTGTCGGGCTTGTAGTCGCGCCAGCGGATCGAGGTCGGATCCACTTCGCTGTTGTTCATCAGAACCTTGTAGCCGTGGCGACGCAGGTAGGTCGAGTCCTTCAACGCCTGATAATACGTCTCGCGTGTTGCGATGCTCGGGGGCACGCTCCAGGTAGGATTCAGTACGATGTAATGCATGAGTCCCGACACCATCGGCGTCTGATAATTCTTCCCCGGCTGCCCTTTGACGTATACGGAATAGCGCATGCCCACGCACACCTTCATGCGGATGCGCGTCGCGCCGTTCTCGACCGCGTAGAGATAGAATTCAGGGACGTTGACACGCACGTATTTGCCGCTGTCGGGCATACGCAGCCAGCGCATACGTTCCATGGCCAGTTCTATGCCGCGTATGCGCTCCTCATGCGTGAGGTTCATTGCCTTGAACGAGCGATCGCCCAGCACGCCGTCGTCGAGCAGACCGTACGTGCGTTGGAATTCCTTCACCTTGTCGGCAAGCACGGAATCGTAGCGTGAGTACCCGGCCGCGTCGAACTTGCTCGTGAACTGCTGTTCGGGCAGCGGCTGCGTCTCGTCGAGGCGCAGTTGCGAGAGGTACTTGATGCGCCGTTCGATCTGTCCGAGCAGGGCGGATTGCTGGCCGGGTTCTATCTTTGAACCGGGGAAGGTGATGGGTGTCACAGGTCCGGTGCGCTGTAAGGCCCGCACGCGGCGCAGTGCCGCGATCAACTGTCCGTAGCGCGCGTCGCGCGGTTCGAGTGAACGAAGATAGGCGCCGAGGCCCGCGCCCGAGCGG from Ignavibacteriota bacterium includes the following:
- a CDS encoding sigma-70 family RNA polymerase sigma factor, which produces MRSQSDKDIVRSTISGDHRAGAELVRRYADRGFALAIRILRNREDAEEAVQDAFLRVFRSLERFEWKSSFATWFYRIVYNVSVTAAQRRGIPLVYATDDPPVLETFTAPGNLPDGIAEGEELDRIVRAEIEALPPASALILTLFLLEEQSYDEIVSITELPLGTVKNRLFRARALLREAVLARYHDSPRATAADTAAPQMRDTIDSRTGDETIISCV
- a CDS encoding L,D-transpeptidase family protein, which encodes MIAPYTRYRRRIFESAHRRAARAGRRFAAALLPLLLCTGAGLQSCNLVERGNTATADSSGAELPEVDTDALREALRGMLVAPDDSTNPLPSSFAHYGVMYRHYITTELNPVWTASFAAPAPMDTLLHFLEAAHEHGLHPSLYGVTQLRELRKRFLASTAAGGDGDYRTLAKLELALSDAALSYASHMQYGALDPRSVFPNDYFHAVRERRIDDAVLRSGAGLGAYLRSLEPRDARYGQLIAALRRVRALQRTGPVTPITFPGSKIEPGQQSALLGQIERRIKYLSQLRLDETQPLPEQQFTSKFDAAGYSRYDSVLADKVKEFQRTYGLLDDGVLGDRSFKAMNLTHEERIRGIELAMERMRWLRMPDSGKYVRVNVPEFYLYAVENGATRIRMKVCVGMRYSVYVKGQPGKNYQTPMVSGLMHYIVLNPTWSVPPSIATRETYYQALKDSTYLRRHGYKVLMNNSEVDPTSIRWRDYKPDKLPFRFVQRPGEGNALGRIKFVFDNDFDIYLHDTPKRRPFTFASRTVSHGCIRIEEPLRMLDFVLTTHKTWPPQAVLNYLDVDRTTKWITLDSKIPVYVDYTTTWVDERGVIQFRDDVYGKDKRIAAAMDRRLAAVQTQR